Sequence from the Coleofasciculus chthonoplastes PCC 7420 genome:
AGAGTTACGTTTGGGAAAGCGGAGTGGGATCAGATCATGAACCATTACGACATAGCGGCAATTGCTAGAAAGAGGCGCTTCGGGGATGGGAGAAAAGAGGAGAGAGGCGTTTAAGGTGTGGTAGAGGCGGGGAAGTTGAAATTGAGTCCATAACAGGCGACGGAAGTGACCCTTTGTTCCTTGGGCTGGGCTGAGATTGGCGGGAACAGGGTAGCTGTGAAAGTCAGAGGCTAGGGGGAAGTGGTTTGACGCGACGGGTGAAATGAGGAGGTTGGGATTCAGGGGTTTTAAGTAGGGGAATAGGTTAGCCGCATAAGTGGCGATACCAGTGGGTTGAGCAAATAGAATGGAGAGGTTGATTAACAGGGGAGACAACAAGGTTAAATAAGTTTCCGAATAATTTATCAACTGAGTGAAGATGTTATCTTATTTCTATATCGTTTTCATTTTTTATAATGAAAAATTATTCATAACTTTCTCCATATACCCAAGATAGATTTACCAAATGAATGCAAAACAAGTGGGTCAATTTTACGTGAAATAGGAATCATATATTTATCCCAAAATAGAATTTGCTGGCGACTTGGCATTTTACTTCTGAGTACTAGACGGTTACTGATTGATGCAAATAATCCCACAGAATCTAGATACTTCAAACATATTAACTCTAGTGTAGATGGAACTGTTTTAAATAAACTTTTTCTGTTATAACGCCGATAATGACCGATAGATTCATCAAATGGAGTAAACAGCCATTGATAAGCTGGAGCCAGTACGATTAACATCCCTCCTTTCCTAAGGTGATTCACTGCTAGTTTAGTTTCCTGAATATCATTTTCGATATGTTCCAGAACATCAATGTAGATGATAGTATCAAATATTTCATCGGGACTTAAATCTATTAAAGTTCCGACCCTTATTTCACAGCAGTTTAAAAGTGAGTTGTTCATCAGTGAAGATTTTAACCTCTGGCTTAAATTAGGATCGGGTTCCAGACAAATCCAACGTTTTTGATTATCTTGACACAAACTCTGCGTAGTGGAGCCAATACCTGCACCGACTTCCAACACCTCACTGCCCAAATAGCGTCTAATGATACTGCTGTAATAAGCTTTCCAATTCTGAGCTTCACTAAATAGATCAAGCTCTGAGCCTATGTAATTAAAGTCACTCATAATTCAATATTTCTTTAATTGACAAAACAAAGTAGTGATAATCCCTTTTTGGTATAAAACCTATATTATTTCTCCCCATTAAAACTACAAAAATAAAAACTAGAGATAGCATGAAACCCTGAATAAATATTATAAAAAATAATCCCACCAGATAGGAACTCCAGCCTGGAATAGCTAACTTGGTCAGCAATCTAATACCAATAACCGTCAAGATAGAAAGAAAACTTAGGCAAATAAGTAAACAAGACGTAACCAGTAACCTGACTCCGACAATATCGCCATACACTGAAATTGCACTGAGTCCGTGGGTTACAAGCTGTACAAAATTCATCTGAGACTTCCCATAAAGGCGAGTACTGCGGCGGCTATAAATATCGGTGTAAGGAACTTTTGCCTTGGAAACACCTGCAGCATAATGATTCCATATTTCTGAGACAGCTACCAGTCTACACAATATTCTACGAGGAATAATGCTAAAATTACCTACCCTAATTTCCTGACCTGTTAGGAGTCTATACAATCCTTTATAGATTAGGTAGAAAAATTTAAATATAAAACTTTCAGAACGTTTACTTCGTCTGGCAAAGACTATTTTTGTATATCCTTCTATTTCACATTTCCTGATTAGTCGAATGACATCCACTGGATCATCTTCTCCGTCTCCATCCATGACGACAATTGCTTGACAGGCTATATTTTCTTCTGTATACGCTAATCCTATAGCAATTGCGCGTTGATGTCCCAGATTTCTTCTCAGATCCAAAACACTAACCTTTTTTATAGCTGCTACTTTATAAGACATAAAATCTTCATGGATTGCTATACTTGAGGCATCATCGACTGCTATAACTTCAGCTTGAATATTTTCATCCTTAAGAACTTGATCTAAACGAATAAGTAACATCTCTAATGACTTCCAGTCATTAAATACAGG
This genomic interval carries:
- a CDS encoding class I SAM-dependent methyltransferase, translating into MSDFNYIGSELDLFSEAQNWKAYYSSIIRRYLGSEVLEVGAGIGSTTQSLCQDNQKRWICLEPDPNLSQRLKSSLMNNSLLNCCEIRVGTLIDLSPDEIFDTIIYIDVLEHIENDIQETKLAVNHLRKGGMLIVLAPAYQWLFTPFDESIGHYRRYNRKSLFKTVPSTLELICLKYLDSVGLFASISNRLVLRSKMPSRQQILFWDKYMIPISRKIDPLVLHSFGKSILGIWRKL
- a CDS encoding glycosyltransferase, which codes for MMRENIRKTYQANGTLIILIPVFNDWKSLEMLLIRLDQVLKDENIQAEVIAVDDASSIAIHEDFMSYKVAAIKKVSVLDLRRNLGHQRAIAIGLAYTEENIACQAIVVMDGDGEDDPVDVIRLIRKCEIEGYTKIVFARRSKRSESFIFKFFYLIYKGLYRLLTGQEIRVGNFSIIPRRILCRLVAVSEIWNHYAAGVSKAKVPYTDIYSRRSTRLYGKSQMNFVQLVTHGLSAISVYGDIVGVRLLVTSCLLICLSFLSILTVIGIRLLTKLAIPGWSSYLVGLFFIIFIQGFMLSLVFIFVVLMGRNNIGFIPKRDYHYFVLSIKEILNYE